Proteins co-encoded in one Vibrio aquimaris genomic window:
- a CDS encoding methyl-accepting chemotaxis protein: MRFSQKIVAASSLLLLVTVVLLSIQQLSTVKEEVEDLVDTSLTEMVKGVKNTVVSEMASKKSLAMSTTEVLELDPQNKTRVKDVLEKPNLKGTFLAVGYAYEADGFVVENDDGWEAGSDYDPRVRPWYKAAKAQGKLVVTAPYVDVSSKKVIISIGTPVKDSGQFTAAMFYDLELTGLADLVNSANLLDAGYLFIVSSDGTTIAHPEAENNGQKLSTYLPDITLKEGEQRFEKDGRSYMVHLTPVPSENWFIGAVVDEDIAFAAVSDMRNSSILYTIISVVLSVIVLSFLIKVLMRPLGTLNEAIKDVASGQGDLTKRLDTNTDKEFAELAEGFNTFTETLQKQIQQSKAIGAEILRGTEMTVQGSEESAEAMRSQLHELEQLATAMNEMAVTATEVANNAQGAAGAAKEADEATQMGSSVVSDTTASIDALSARIDQAVEEVQGLESATANIETILKVINDIADQTNLLALNAAIEAARAGESGRGFAVVADEVRTLAQRTQESTTEIRNMIEQLQSGASSVSAAMRESKTTAVDAVEKAKAADESLQRIRESIQSITDMNMQIASAAEEQSLVAEEINANTVKIKDLSTQVADAAEDANVAMQVQTENVREQDSILNKFIV, from the coding sequence ATGAGATTCAGTCAAAAGATTGTCGCAGCATCTTCACTGCTGTTGTTGGTCACCGTTGTGTTACTGTCTATTCAGCAGTTAAGCACTGTTAAAGAAGAAGTTGAAGACTTGGTTGATACCAGTCTAACGGAGATGGTGAAAGGGGTAAAAAACACCGTCGTATCTGAAATGGCGAGTAAAAAATCCCTCGCTATGTCGACCACCGAAGTGCTGGAGCTTGACCCGCAGAACAAAACTCGAGTTAAGGATGTACTTGAAAAGCCCAACCTTAAAGGTACTTTTTTAGCGGTCGGTTATGCCTATGAAGCTGATGGTTTTGTAGTTGAAAATGACGATGGTTGGGAAGCTGGTTCTGACTATGATCCAAGAGTTCGCCCTTGGTATAAGGCGGCGAAAGCACAGGGCAAGTTAGTAGTTACAGCACCTTATGTCGATGTTTCCTCAAAAAAGGTCATCATATCAATCGGTACTCCAGTGAAAGATAGCGGCCAATTTACCGCTGCTATGTTCTATGACTTAGAATTAACTGGCTTGGCTGATTTGGTCAATAGTGCCAATCTTCTAGATGCTGGCTATTTATTTATTGTGTCATCTGATGGAACCACAATTGCCCACCCTGAAGCGGAGAACAACGGTCAAAAGCTATCGACTTATCTTCCCGATATTACACTTAAAGAAGGTGAGCAACGGTTTGAAAAAGATGGACGTTCATATATGGTGCATCTTACCCCAGTTCCTAGTGAAAACTGGTTTATAGGAGCTGTTGTCGATGAAGATATCGCCTTTGCCGCTGTTTCAGATATGCGTAACAGCTCTATTCTTTACACAATTATCAGTGTTGTTTTAAGTGTCATTGTACTCAGTTTCTTAATTAAAGTGCTGATGCGCCCACTTGGTACCTTAAACGAAGCCATTAAAGATGTTGCCTCAGGCCAAGGAGATTTAACTAAGCGGCTAGATACCAATACTGATAAAGAGTTCGCTGAACTTGCTGAAGGCTTTAACACCTTTACTGAGACACTGCAAAAGCAGATCCAGCAATCGAAAGCCATCGGTGCTGAAATCTTACGCGGCACAGAAATGACAGTTCAGGGTTCAGAAGAGTCTGCTGAAGCGATGCGCAGTCAGCTTCATGAGCTAGAGCAGTTAGCAACAGCGATGAACGAGATGGCCGTGACAGCGACGGAAGTTGCCAACAACGCCCAAGGAGCTGCTGGGGCGGCAAAAGAAGCCGATGAGGCGACACAAATGGGGTCGTCTGTGGTGAGTGATACTACAGCATCAATAGATGCGCTATCTGCCAGAATTGACCAAGCGGTGGAAGAGGTGCAAGGGCTTGAGTCGGCGACGGCAAACATCGAAACCATTTTGAAAGTAATTAACGATATCGCTGACCAAACGAATTTACTCGCATTGAATGCTGCCATCGAAGCTGCAAGGGCTGGTGAATCTGGCCGAGGCTTTGCGGTGGTTGCTGATGAAGTGAGAACCTTGGCCCAGCGCACTCAGGAATCAACAACTGAAATTCGCAATATGATTGAGCAGCTACAATCTGGTGCTAGTTCAGTATCTGCTGCGATGCGTGAGAGTAAAACTACGGCTGTCGATGCGGTGGAAAAAGCAAAAGCTGCTGATGAGTCTCTACAGCGCATTCGCGAGTCAATTCAGAGTATCACAGATATGAATATGCAGATTGCTTCAGCGGCAGAGGAGCAAAGCTTAGTGGCAGAGGAAATCAATGCGAATACAGTGAAGATTAAAGACCTGTCCACTCAAGTTGCCGATGCTGCAGAAGACGCCAATGTTGCAATGCAAGTTCAAACCGAAAACGTGCGTGAGCAAGATTCTATCTTAAATAAATTTATTGTTTAG
- the wrbA gene encoding NAD(P)H:quinone oxidoreductase, translated as MACQLLVLYHSRHGSTRNLARQIARGIESTPNCEAWIRTVDGIESEGDAQDPIITLDELKSCDGLAMGSPVWFGNMSASLKHFWDQTSSLWISGDLIDKPACVFSSSSSLHGGQETTLQTMMLPLLHHGMLIMGIPYSEPKLHTTQSGGTPYGATTVSHGSNSLTKEEIELAQNLGKRLAATALTLRGS; from the coding sequence ATGGCATGTCAACTTCTGGTCCTTTATCACAGCCGTCACGGCTCTACTCGTAACTTAGCAAGGCAAATTGCTCGTGGTATCGAATCCACCCCTAATTGCGAAGCTTGGATCCGAACAGTTGATGGTATTGAGTCAGAAGGTGACGCTCAAGATCCGATAATCACGTTAGACGAACTTAAGTCATGTGATGGATTAGCGATGGGAAGCCCAGTTTGGTTCGGCAATATGTCCGCCTCTTTGAAACACTTTTGGGACCAAACCTCTAGCTTATGGATATCTGGCGATTTAATCGATAAGCCCGCTTGTGTGTTTAGCTCTTCTTCTAGTTTGCATGGAGGACAGGAAACGACATTGCAAACCATGATGTTGCCGCTTCTTCACCATGGCATGCTTATTATGGGCATACCTTATTCAGAGCCAAAACTACATACCACTCAATCTGGCGGAACGCCCTATGGAGCGACGACTGTTAGCCATGGCAGCAATAGTCTCACAAAAGAAGAAATTGAGCTTGCGCAGAACCTAGGTAAACGCCTTGCTGCAACAGCACTAACACTGAGAGGAAGTTAG
- a CDS encoding tetratricopeptide repeat protein — translation MFKRTRSLVCLCVAASLGMQLPIYANNIDLPDIGTTASSTLTIDQELQYGDAYMRMLRSSHPIISDPVINEYIDSLGHQLVANANDVKTPFTFFMIRDRNINAFAFFGGYVALHSGLFLHAKTESELASVMAHEISHVTQRHLARSMEDQARRSPATLAALAGSLLLAIAAPEAGIAAITATTAGNIQGQINYTRSNEKEADRFGIETLAKAGFDVNAMPRFFSRLADEYRYASTPPPMLLTHPLPEDRITDSRARARSYPERKVVPSIDYNLARARIVARYADINSESALDWFARTEKKAPNDIKPSFQYGRALVYLDNKQLDKAAELLQALLKQQPDSNFYLDAMTDLYLAKGQASKAEVMLKNALKSKPNNSVLTINYANVLMKQDKNEDAVRILQRYTHDNPDDINGWHLLSEANIHLGRRDEDLASRAEILALKANWNKAIQYYTQAGQIAELGSLKQARYDARIDQLIAARDRFMALQ, via the coding sequence ATGTTTAAACGTACACGCTCACTCGTCTGCTTATGTGTAGCGGCCTCTCTAGGCATGCAACTCCCTATCTACGCAAATAATATCGATTTACCTGATATAGGTACGACTGCTAGCAGTACACTAACCATAGATCAGGAACTTCAATATGGTGATGCCTATATGCGTATGCTGCGTAGTAGCCATCCGATCATCAGCGATCCTGTTATCAATGAGTACATTGACAGCCTTGGTCATCAACTGGTTGCTAATGCTAATGACGTCAAAACGCCCTTCACTTTTTTTATGATTCGCGATCGCAACATCAATGCGTTTGCCTTTTTCGGCGGCTATGTCGCTTTACATAGCGGCTTATTTCTTCATGCAAAAACAGAAAGTGAACTGGCATCCGTCATGGCTCATGAGATTTCACACGTCACTCAGCGCCACCTAGCCAGAAGTATGGAAGACCAAGCGCGACGCTCTCCTGCAACTTTAGCAGCCTTAGCGGGTTCATTATTACTCGCAATAGCAGCACCAGAGGCTGGTATTGCAGCGATAACGGCAACGACTGCTGGTAATATTCAAGGCCAAATAAACTATACAAGGAGTAATGAAAAAGAAGCAGATCGGTTCGGTATCGAGACACTCGCAAAGGCGGGCTTTGATGTGAATGCGATGCCAAGGTTCTTCTCGCGACTTGCTGATGAATACCGCTACGCAAGTACTCCACCGCCAATGCTTCTCACTCACCCTCTTCCAGAAGATAGGATTACCGATAGCCGCGCCAGAGCTCGTAGCTACCCTGAGAGAAAAGTCGTCCCTTCGATTGATTACAACCTAGCTCGAGCGAGGATTGTGGCAAGATATGCAGATATCAACTCAGAGTCTGCCTTGGATTGGTTTGCTCGCACCGAAAAAAAAGCACCAAACGACATCAAGCCTTCTTTTCAATATGGTCGCGCTCTCGTTTATTTAGATAACAAACAACTTGATAAAGCAGCAGAGCTTTTGCAAGCATTACTCAAGCAGCAACCCGATAGTAACTTCTACTTAGATGCGATGACTGACCTTTATTTAGCCAAGGGACAAGCATCTAAAGCAGAAGTCATGCTAAAAAATGCTTTGAAGTCGAAACCAAATAATTCTGTACTGACGATCAATTATGCCAATGTCTTGATGAAACAAGACAAAAACGAAGACGCTGTGCGTATTCTCCAGCGCTACACTCACGATAACCCTGATGACATCAATGGATGGCACCTTCTTTCTGAAGCAAACATTCATCTTGGGCGTAGAGATGAAGATCTCGCTTCAAGAGCAGAAATACTCGCTCTTAAAGCCAACTGGAACAAAGCTATTCAGTACTATACTCAAGCAGGCCAAATTGCCGAGTTAGGTAGTCTCAAGCAAGCTAGATATGACGCTCGAATTGACCAACTAATCGCCGCTAGAGACCGATTTATGGCGCTACAATAA
- the hydA gene encoding dihydropyrimidinase: MMNLLIKGGDIVTHEQTYSADILCVDGKISQIGQNLDIPKDTETVDAHGKLVMPGGIDPHTHMQLPFMGTVASDDFASGTAAALAGGTTTIIDFVIPSPKQSLIEAYHQWQDWASLSQCNYSFHVAITWWDESVKNEMKTLVADHGVNSFKHFMAYKNAIMATDDILVSSFSTCLELGAIPTVHAENGELVHHLQQKLLEKGITGPEGHPLSRPPAVEGEAANRAINIAGTLGAPIYLVHVSTEEAVDAIKYAKDNGQIVFGECLAGHLVIDDSVYKNSDWNYSAAHVMSPPFRPKKHQDALWKGLQSDAIQTTATDHCAFCASQKAMGKDNFTMIPNGTSGVEERMMVMWDKGVNQGKITPNEFVAMTSTNAAKIFNLYPRKGVIAVGSDADIVIWDTKQEKTFTVSEQMSKIDFNIFEGMQVQGKPVMTICNGKVAWDKGELKSAPGDGQYITRPPYASFYQSQLKRNQLEEPEAVSR, encoded by the coding sequence ATGATGAATCTTTTAATCAAAGGGGGCGATATCGTCACCCATGAACAAACCTACTCAGCCGATATACTGTGCGTGGATGGCAAAATAAGTCAGATAGGTCAAAACCTTGATATTCCAAAAGACACTGAAACAGTTGATGCCCATGGCAAACTGGTCATGCCTGGCGGAATCGACCCCCATACTCATATGCAATTGCCTTTTATGGGCACAGTGGCTTCCGACGACTTTGCCTCAGGGACAGCAGCCGCCCTTGCTGGCGGCACAACAACCATTATTGACTTTGTTATTCCCTCTCCCAAACAGTCATTAATCGAAGCTTATCACCAATGGCAAGATTGGGCGTCGCTATCTCAATGTAACTACAGCTTTCACGTTGCGATTACATGGTGGGATGAATCGGTAAAAAATGAAATGAAAACCTTGGTTGCAGACCATGGTGTGAATAGTTTTAAGCATTTTATGGCCTACAAAAATGCCATCATGGCTACCGACGATATTTTGGTGTCAAGTTTTAGTACCTGCCTTGAGTTGGGGGCAATACCGACTGTACACGCAGAAAATGGTGAGCTGGTTCATCATCTGCAACAAAAGCTGTTAGAAAAAGGGATCACAGGTCCTGAAGGACACCCACTCTCTCGCCCACCAGCGGTTGAAGGTGAAGCCGCTAATCGTGCCATCAATATTGCAGGTACTTTAGGAGCGCCTATTTACTTAGTGCATGTTTCAACGGAAGAAGCCGTTGATGCGATAAAATACGCCAAAGACAATGGACAAATCGTATTTGGCGAGTGTCTTGCTGGTCACTTAGTCATTGATGATAGCGTTTATAAAAACTCAGATTGGAACTACTCTGCCGCGCACGTAATGAGTCCTCCTTTCCGGCCTAAAAAGCATCAAGACGCTTTGTGGAAAGGCTTGCAAAGTGATGCTATTCAGACCACAGCCACTGATCATTGCGCTTTCTGCGCCTCGCAAAAAGCCATGGGCAAAGACAATTTCACCATGATCCCAAATGGCACATCAGGAGTGGAAGAGCGCATGATGGTGATGTGGGATAAAGGCGTTAATCAAGGTAAAATCACACCCAATGAGTTCGTTGCAATGACATCCACTAATGCTGCCAAAATCTTTAATTTATACCCTCGTAAAGGCGTGATTGCTGTTGGGTCCGATGCCGATATCGTTATATGGGATACTAAGCAGGAGAAAACCTTCACGGTTAGCGAACAGATGTCTAAAATCGACTTCAATATTTTTGAAGGTATGCAGGTTCAAGGTAAACCCGTTATGACCATCTGTAATGGTAAGGTTGCTTGGGATAAAGGAGAGCTGAAATCAGCACCAGGCGATGGTCAATACATTACCCGCCCTCCGTATGCGAGTTTCTATCAAAGTCAACTCAAGCGCAATCAGCTTGAAGAACCAGAAGCGGTGAGTCGCTGA
- a CDS encoding DUF2066 domain-containing protein, whose translation MRRLAFLVLVFACFPVLALTNVDLYQTEIVLDSGVDNADAKARVSGMKEIIVRASGDLDATSNPVIQKALKQNSQYLSQISHGQLEGQQTLRMGFSGPHIRSLLSQAQVPVWPAARANVLVWLVEEAQYDRSITWEHSESMVLTQIRAEAVKRGLPLTVPVGDFDDITGVAASDLWGGFTRPLSQASQRYPVDAVLLVRSDGTSLRWTLYDQKPATIGVTRQAPLSGSNSGEEGASKMINQISDYYANKSSVVVASESSETVKVRFTTLKNAVDFFNLEKSLKKLSSVASLDILKIQSDQVTFNVHLLASQAQFEQELGRMDKVIPLNNTLDPIPSNFQKSESEFSETVLDPDLNSWDENSVDLIPSEQVLMFEWKGTPTVAATEEPQEVDRTIEFDETVIEY comes from the coding sequence ATGCGCCGTTTAGCTTTTTTGGTTTTGGTATTTGCATGCTTTCCCGTGCTTGCTCTAACCAACGTAGACTTATATCAGACTGAGATTGTACTCGACTCAGGGGTTGATAATGCTGATGCAAAGGCCCGAGTGAGTGGAATGAAAGAGATTATTGTTCGGGCATCGGGTGATTTAGATGCTACGTCTAATCCTGTTATTCAGAAAGCTTTAAAGCAAAATTCTCAGTACTTATCGCAAATCAGTCATGGTCAACTCGAAGGCCAGCAAACGTTAAGAATGGGATTTAGTGGGCCTCATATTCGCTCTCTTCTTAGTCAAGCTCAGGTGCCAGTGTGGCCAGCCGCTCGGGCTAATGTTTTAGTTTGGTTGGTTGAAGAGGCGCAGTACGATAGAAGTATCACTTGGGAACATTCTGAGTCTATGGTGCTGACTCAAATAAGAGCTGAAGCGGTCAAGAGAGGTTTACCGCTCACTGTGCCTGTCGGTGATTTTGATGATATTACTGGCGTTGCTGCTTCGGATCTTTGGGGGGGATTTACCCGTCCGCTTAGCCAAGCGAGTCAGCGCTATCCTGTTGATGCAGTTTTACTGGTGAGATCAGATGGTACTTCACTTCGTTGGACCTTGTATGATCAAAAACCAGCAACTATTGGTGTAACACGTCAAGCCCCCCTGTCTGGGTCCAACTCTGGAGAAGAGGGCGCTTCAAAAATGATTAACCAAATTAGCGACTACTATGCCAATAAGAGCTCAGTTGTTGTAGCTAGTGAGTCATCGGAAACGGTTAAAGTTCGTTTTACCACTCTAAAAAATGCGGTCGATTTCTTCAACTTAGAAAAGAGCCTCAAGAAATTAAGCTCAGTTGCCTCCTTGGATATCCTAAAAATTCAAAGTGATCAGGTGACTTTTAACGTACATCTATTAGCATCTCAAGCTCAGTTTGAACAAGAGCTTGGTCGCATGGACAAGGTTATTCCGCTTAATAATACATTGGATCCCATTCCCTCAAATTTTCAAAAGAGCGAAAGTGAGTTTTCAGAGACTGTATTGGATCCTGACTTGAATTCTTGGGATGAGAATAGTGTCGACCTTATTCCTTCTGAGCAAGTTCTTATGTTTGAATGGAAAGGTACGCCTACTGTTGCAGCGACTGAAGAGCCACAAGAAGTGGATCGCACGATAGAGTTTGATGAAACTGTGATTGAATACTAA
- a CDS encoding AI-2E family transporter: MFEMVSRWYKRRFSDPHAVSLVAILLVGFVTIYFFGDLIAPLLVAIVLAYLLEWPVTQLSRFHIPRNLAVILVIAGFTSLMLIAVFGLVPTIWKQVGNLINDIPTMYQGVQRAIAELPQRYPELDNFQIVESVVTNAKNQIIVMGETVVKGSLASLISIATLAVYLILVPLLVFFLLKDKQEMISLASRVLPRNRKLATKVWHEMNEQISNYIRGKVMEILIVGSVSYVTFALLELRYSVLLAVAVGLSVLIPYIGAAAVTVPVAIVGLFQWGFTPEFYWLLLAYGIIQALDGNVLVPILFSEAVNLHPVAIIVAVLVFGGLWGFWGVFFAIPLATLVKAVWNALPSHDEEDAYSHPG, from the coding sequence ATGTTTGAAATGGTGAGTCGCTGGTATAAACGACGCTTTTCCGATCCACATGCCGTAAGCTTGGTCGCGATCCTATTGGTTGGCTTTGTCACGATTTATTTTTTTGGTGATTTAATTGCGCCGCTTTTGGTTGCGATCGTTTTGGCCTATTTATTAGAGTGGCCAGTGACGCAGCTTTCTCGCTTTCACATTCCAAGAAACCTCGCTGTTATATTGGTGATTGCGGGTTTTACCAGCCTAATGCTAATCGCTGTATTTGGGCTTGTTCCGACGATTTGGAAACAGGTAGGAAATTTGATTAACGATATCCCAACCATGTATCAGGGAGTGCAGAGAGCGATTGCTGAGCTGCCGCAGCGATACCCGGAATTAGACAATTTTCAGATTGTCGAATCGGTCGTAACTAACGCGAAAAATCAAATTATTGTAATGGGAGAGACAGTGGTAAAAGGCTCTCTTGCATCCTTAATAAGTATCGCTACTTTGGCTGTCTATCTGATTTTGGTACCTTTACTGGTTTTTTTTCTGCTTAAAGACAAGCAGGAGATGATTTCTCTTGCAAGCAGGGTTCTGCCGAGAAATCGTAAGCTCGCGACTAAAGTATGGCATGAAATGAATGAGCAAATCTCAAACTATATTCGTGGAAAAGTCATGGAGATCCTTATTGTTGGTAGCGTAAGTTACGTGACATTCGCTCTTTTAGAACTGCGTTATTCTGTATTGCTTGCGGTAGCTGTTGGTCTCTCGGTACTTATTCCGTATATAGGAGCGGCTGCTGTGACAGTTCCCGTAGCAATCGTTGGCTTGTTCCAATGGGGCTTTACTCCAGAGTTTTACTGGTTACTTTTGGCATATGGCATCATACAGGCTCTTGATGGTAACGTGTTGGTTCCCATTCTCTTTTCAGAGGCCGTAAATTTACATCCAGTGGCGATCATTGTTGCCGTATTAGTATTTGGTGGTTTGTGGGGGTTCTGGGGGGTGTTTTTTGCCATTCCTCTGGCCACTTTAGTCAAGGCTGTATGGAATGCTTTGCCAAGTCACGACGAAGAAGATGCTTATAGCCATCCAGGTTAA
- a CDS encoding DUF2069 domain-containing protein: MKEMQVSTKLVRILALGGNLGLLAWVFTWQFYLSPHPLINPIAIAVAWSVPLILPLPGIVMGKPYTHAWANFFLMLYFLHAFTILYIDDGERWLATIELALTSLAFVSNILFARFRGQELGLKLKRLSKVEKEEKQRFE; encoded by the coding sequence ATGAAGGAAATGCAAGTAAGCACCAAACTCGTCCGCATTCTAGCTTTGGGTGGAAACTTAGGATTACTTGCTTGGGTTTTTACATGGCAATTTTACTTATCTCCTCACCCTCTTATTAACCCTATTGCAATAGCCGTAGCATGGAGTGTCCCACTAATTTTACCCTTACCGGGAATAGTAATGGGCAAGCCATATACCCATGCGTGGGCAAATTTCTTCCTTATGCTGTATTTTCTGCATGCCTTCACCATCTTGTATATTGACGACGGAGAGCGTTGGCTTGCTACTATAGAACTCGCACTAACAAGCCTTGCTTTTGTCAGTAATATTTTATTTGCACGATTTCGTGGGCAAGAGCTAGGGCTCAAACTGAAACGGCTATCAAAAGTCGAAAAAGAAGAAAAACAAAGATTTGAATAA
- a CDS encoding NCS1 family nucleobase:cation symporter-1 — MKKIGNFYELEVAKDLIDSKYFNQDLAPTKVSERTWSKVNIAALWVGMAICVPTYTLGSILTAYFGLSVLEALFTILLANIIVLIPLTLNAFAGTKYGIPFPILLRSSFGTLGSNVPCLIRGLVACGWFGIQTMFGGLAIHLLLSELSTSWASLAGVGEVLGFFIFWVLNIGIVLKGSESIKWLETLSAPLLLAVGFGLIFWASDKVSYTEIIMTPANRPEEAGLASYFFAGLTAMVGFWATLSLNIPDFSRYAKSQKDQIVGQIIGLPLTMFFFAALGVVLTSASYTLFGETISDPITLISKIESPFWVVIAMVLIIIATLSTNTAANVVSPTNDFQNIAPKQINHTRGVMLTGLVGLGLMSWELLKKLNWIESDVSVEAMYSNWLLGYSSLLGPIAGIMIVDYFLIKKQHLDIPALYSDQEQSPSINYAGFIAFFIPVTLTIIALTFDVLIWFYNYGWFTGAFSGAMLYYLIASASTHPAINAQPEKA; from the coding sequence ATGAAAAAAATTGGCAACTTCTACGAGCTAGAGGTCGCCAAAGATTTAATCGATAGTAAATACTTTAATCAAGACCTCGCCCCCACCAAAGTCTCAGAGCGTACTTGGAGTAAAGTAAACATTGCCGCATTGTGGGTTGGTATGGCCATCTGTGTGCCAACTTATACACTCGGAAGCATACTCACGGCCTACTTTGGCCTGTCAGTACTTGAAGCCTTGTTTACCATTTTACTTGCTAATATCATTGTATTAATCCCCCTCACTCTCAATGCCTTTGCTGGCACCAAATACGGCATACCTTTTCCAATTCTTCTGCGTTCGTCATTTGGTACTCTCGGCTCTAATGTTCCATGTCTAATCCGAGGGCTAGTTGCTTGTGGCTGGTTTGGTATCCAAACCATGTTCGGTGGTTTAGCCATTCACCTACTTTTGTCAGAGCTTTCGACAAGCTGGGCCAGCCTTGCAGGTGTCGGAGAAGTACTCGGGTTCTTTATCTTTTGGGTGCTCAATATAGGTATAGTGCTCAAAGGTTCTGAGTCTATAAAATGGCTCGAAACTCTCTCAGCACCGCTGCTGCTTGCAGTGGGATTCGGTCTGATATTTTGGGCAAGTGATAAGGTCTCTTATACAGAAATCATTATGACTCCAGCCAATCGCCCTGAAGAAGCGGGACTGGCCAGTTACTTCTTTGCAGGACTCACGGCTATGGTCGGCTTTTGGGCAACACTATCGCTCAATATTCCAGACTTTAGCCGCTACGCAAAATCGCAAAAGGATCAAATTGTCGGGCAAATCATTGGCCTACCTCTGACCATGTTCTTTTTTGCTGCATTAGGCGTTGTACTTACCTCTGCCTCATACACACTGTTCGGCGAAACCATATCTGATCCCATCACTCTGATCAGTAAAATTGAAAGCCCATTTTGGGTCGTTATTGCCATGGTTTTGATTATAATTGCGACGCTATCGACCAATACGGCAGCTAATGTGGTATCGCCGACCAATGACTTTCAAAATATCGCTCCTAAACAAATCAACCATACTCGTGGAGTCATGCTCACAGGACTGGTTGGTTTGGGACTGATGAGTTGGGAGCTTCTAAAAAAGCTCAACTGGATAGAGTCTGATGTCAGCGTCGAAGCTATGTATTCTAATTGGCTACTTGGATATTCTAGCCTTCTAGGACCAATAGCAGGGATCATGATTGTCGACTATTTTCTGATCAAAAAACAACACTTAGATATTCCCGCACTCTACTCTGACCAAGAACAAAGCCCATCAATTAACTATGCAGGCTTCATTGCCTTCTTCATCCCAGTAACCCTAACCATTATTGCCCTCACTTTTGATGTCTTAATTTGGTTTTACAACTACGGATGGTTTACCGGCGCCTTTTCTGGGGCAATGTTGTACTACCTAATCGCCTCGGCCAGTACACATCCAGCAATCAATGCTCAACCGGAAAAAGCCTGA
- a CDS encoding sulfurtransferase TusA family protein — translation MEQNVLDLRDERCPMALLLVKRRVKDMVTGQEAIIYVADQQSFFDIKRFLLKQSFRVFCEECDDYYRVKLIKGTLPNV, via the coding sequence ATGGAACAGAATGTGTTGGACTTACGTGATGAACGTTGTCCAATGGCTTTATTGCTAGTGAAACGTCGAGTCAAAGATATGGTCACGGGCCAAGAGGCGATCATATACGTGGCAGACCAGCAGTCTTTCTTTGATATAAAACGCTTTTTGCTTAAGCAATCTTTTCGTGTGTTCTGTGAAGAGTGTGATGATTATTATCGTGTAAAGCTAATTAAAGGAACCCTACCGAATGTTTGA
- the arsC gene encoding arsenate reductase (glutaredoxin) (This arsenate reductase requires both glutathione and glutaredoxin to convert arsenate to arsenite, after which the efflux transporter formed by ArsA and ArsB can extrude the arsenite from the cell, providing resistance.), with amino-acid sequence MSVVIYHNPRCSKSRQTLALLEEKNIQPEIIKYLETPPTVAELKTLYSQLGLKEVRDMMRTKEEIYKELSLAGASDQKLFEAMSNNPKLIERPIVVKGGQAKHGRPPEQVLEIL; translated from the coding sequence ATGTCAGTCGTGATTTATCACAATCCACGTTGCTCTAAAAGCCGCCAAACACTCGCGCTGTTGGAAGAAAAAAATATCCAGCCTGAAATTATTAAATACTTAGAAACACCACCAACTGTGGCGGAACTGAAGACTTTGTACTCTCAGCTAGGCTTGAAAGAAGTCCGTGATATGATGCGCACCAAAGAAGAAATATACAAAGAGCTTAGCCTTGCCGGTGCATCCGATCAGAAGCTATTTGAAGCTATGTCTAACAATCCCAAACTGATTGAGCGCCCTATTGTCGTCAAAGGTGGTCAAGCGAAACATGGTCGTCCACCTGAACAGGTACTTGAGATTTTATAA